The genomic segment ACCTACGGCCACACGCCGCACAATGCCCGTATCGTGCTTACCCGGGGCGTGATCGACCTGCTCGAGCCCGGCGAGCTCGAGGCCGTGGTTGCCCACGAGCTGGGGCACGCGCGCAACTGGGACATGCTGCTCATGGCCGCGGCGCAGCTCGTGCCGCTGGTGCTCTACCTGCTCTACCGCTTTGTGCTGGACGCAGGGCGCAAGGAGCGGGCGGCGCCGGGCAAGCAGCGCTACACGGTCGCGCTGGGCGCCTACGTGCTGTACGTGCTGGCGCAGTATGTGGTGCTGTGGCTGTCCCGGACGCGCGAGTACCAAGCGGACCGGTTTGCGGGGCAGATCACTACCCGGCCCAATGACCTGGCCACGGCACTGGTCAAGATCGCCTATGGCCTGGCCGGCCAGGACTCGAGCCAGGCGGCGGGCGCGGAGGGCGGGGAGAGCGCGCAGCGCGCGAGGGCGCGCGCCGGGCGGAGCTTCAAGATGGAAGCCGTGGGCGCGCTGGGGGTGTTTGACCCCGGCATGGCCCGGGGCTTCGCCGTCGCCTCCTACGCGCGGCCTGCGGACGCCAATTCGCCCGGCCCCGGCGGCCTCGACCCTGCCGCAGTGAGGGGCGCCATGCGCTGGGACCTGTGGAACCCCTGGGCGCGCTTCTACGAGCTGCATTCGACGCACCCGTTGGTGGCGTTGCGGCTCAGGCACCTGGCTCAGGTGGCGCGGTCGCTGGGGCAGGAGCCGGCGATTGTGTTCGACGAAGCGCAGCCGGAAGGGTACTGGGACGAGTTCGTAGCGGATTTCCTGGTCAGGCTGCTCCCCTGGCTGGCCTTCGGCGCGTTCGCGACCGCAGGGTACGTGACCGGGACGCCATGGCTCTACGCTCTGGCCCTGTCCGCGGGCGGGGCGGCTTCGCTGGTGAAGCTGCTCTATTCGTATCCCCAGGGCTTCTTCCCCACGCTGCCCGTGGCCAGCCTGCTCAAGAAGGTGAAGGTCTCGGGCGTGCGCGGCGTGCCCTGCCGGCTGCAGGGGCGCATCATCGGCCGGGGCGTGCCCGGTCTCATCTGGTCCGAGGACTTCGTGCTGCGCGACGAGACGGGGATCATCTTCCTGGACTACCGCCAGCCCTCGCGGCTGTGGGAGTTCTTCTTCGGCCTCATGCGCGGGCAGCAGCTCCAGGGCGTGTCCATCGAGGCCACGGGGTGGTACCGCCGCGCCCCCGTGCCCTACGTCGAGCTGAACACGCTGACCGCGTACGGCCAGACGCGGCGCTGCTGGGTCTACTTCTTCAAGTTCTTCATGGCCCTGGCAATGCTGCT from the Gemmatimonadota bacterium genome contains:
- a CDS encoding M48 family metalloprotease; translation: DLALRLFYTAERVQPYQLPPHLRGFVDRSCRMLRMPFPRFVIIHDGAPNAFTYGHTPHNARIVLTRGVIDLLEPGELEAVVAHELGHARNWDMLLMAAAQLVPLVLYLLYRFVLDAGRKERAAPGKQRYTVALGAYVLYVLAQYVVLWLSRTREYQADRFAGQITTRPNDLATALVKIAYGLAGQDSSQAAGAEGGESAQRARARAGRSFKMEAVGALGVFDPGMARGFAVASYARPADANSPGPGGLDPAAVRGAMRWDLWNPWARFYELHSTHPLVALRLRHLAQVARSLGQEPAIVFDEAQPEGYWDEFVADFLVRLLPWLAFGAFATAGYVTGTPWLYALALSAGGAASLVKLLYSYPQGFFPTLPVASLLKKVKVSGVRGVPCRLQGRIIGRGVPGLIWSEDFVLRDETGIIFLDYRQPSRLWEFFFGLMRGQQLQGVSIEATGWYRRAPVPYVELNTLTAYGQTRRCWVYFFKFFMALAMLLAGMLGIAWMG